GCAGTTGCTTTGTTAGCTGGAACTGTAGTGTTCTGGGGTCCTCCCATTCCATGCTGCTTAACATCTAAGAAAACTGGAGGGAGATCATCCAGATATGAAGTTTGTTACTGTCAATATGTAGATAATACCCAGCTTTCTCCCAACTTTCTAGCCAATACAAAGGAGATGGTGAATGTGTTCACCTAGTGTCTTGAGGTGGTGTAGGACTGAAGAACAAACAAGCTGTATTTTAGGTGTAAAGTCAATATGGAAATAGATGTACAGCATGTCCTGGCTGGGGTTTCATGTCCACTGAAAAAGGAGAATCTGTCTGGGAGGACCCCTGGACTACTCTTTGACCTTGGATATGCATGTGGCAGATAGTTTTGATCAGTTTAGGCTGGTATGCCAGCTGCAAGTTGTTCCAGAAGAAAGATGATTTCAGGGGCCAAACATGTGAACATTCAAACTGGGGTATTATAAACTGTACATGGGCCTCTCTTTGAAAATGGtgtggaaactgcaactggtcctgAATGTGGCAAACAGAAAACCATGGTTTGTAACTGAAGTATGCCACCACCATCCTTCACTAAACATGGAATCCATGGTTTGCTAGTTTAATAAAAACGCAGAAATAACTTGTGGTGTGGGGGCAGTAGGACTGCATAAACAAGCCCCAGATATTTCCTTCCAGCAGCGAACCAGTTTGCCGTTAGATCTGAACCAAGCTAGTGTGCCCTTTATAAAAgcccatgttttttaaaaaggtaaatggCCCAGGCATTTATGCTCCTCAGCAGTTTCATCCACCTCAGTGTGTCTTGCAACAGTTCAATCCCAAGaggtaaaattaaaaaaaaagagacaaGTATGTTTATTTTTGTAAACAAGTCTAAAATTTTATTCATTACCCCTAGCTTTAAAAAAAGTGGATTACAAGTGTATAAACAAtataaaaagtataaaaacagatTCAATAGATTTCTACTACATTAATACAAAGTGCTTAACTACATACAATTCATCTTGTATTTCTacaggggaaggagagagggaggggaagcaGTCTGCCATTAGAGtcaagcaataaataaataaatacagaagtaGAAGAGATGATCGTATCATACATCGTATTATACTGCAGTTGTAAAGAGCACAGAACCAATTACCTTTAGGATTCCAAGACAAATGTAAGCCAATGGCAGAGAAAACAAGTTATCCAGGGCTTTTGTCTGCATCCTTCAGAGGTTATCAACCAAGCAAGACTGCTATGTAGCTAGTCAGTTCCACATAAAAGATCTATTTAATCCTCCCTTTAGAATATTTCTCCTATTTACAAAAAGATGGGGAAAAGATTAGAGGGACCCTATAACACAATGTAGGAAGACAGTATTTCAAGATATTTCTTCTGACATAGCAACTAAGATTTCATCGTTCaacaaaagtaaaacaaaagttaTGTACTGcagattattcccccccccccaaccaagcCTAAATTCTCATACTAATCAAACAAAATTAAGAAGTCTGAATGAGTGAAAGCAGCATACCAAGGGGGGAAAAAAGTTAAAAGCAGGTACATGCCCATGTGTGCCATCCAAATGAACCCTTGAGCATTTATTCCACTTTTGGAAGTCTCAATTTCATACAAAATTAATCTCAGGTTTGCCAGATACTATGTAGGACTGCCAGTTACTATGACAGTGTTTCCAAACTCACCTTTCCCCTAAGTCTAGCCTGTAAAAGCATGGATAAAACTAGAGCTCGTAGGAGAAGCCCATACTGTCATAGGCGCTAGCTGACTGGCCAAAGCTGTCTTCAGAGAAATGTCTGAGTTATGGAGATACATGAATACAGATAGTGTTCATTTGAAAGAAACGAAATTTAAAGAGGGAAAATATGTGGCAGCTCTGTGCTAgaaactgagcaaaagaaaaatcaatcaaatagaataaaaaaagaaagggacTGAAGGCACTTCTGGGAGATGTGGCGATGTGGAGGGGCTGCGCATTTGACCACTGGGTTCTTCAGCAGACAGGACAAAGGACAAGTGAAAAAGGTCAAAGTTTACTATGGCCTGTGATGACTCCTGGAACATGTAAGCCATCTGATGTATTTGACTCACTTTTTtcttgcggggggagggggggtcatctGGTTTTAAAAGGCAGCCCTAAAAGGCAACACTGTAGTGATAAAGGAAGGAAATGCCCTAGACACTTATGCACACATTCATAAAGGGAAGATGGTTAAGAAACAGAAAGTGCAGCATACACCTAGATCTAATTCTGTTTAGATCGTACTTTATCATGGGGTCAGGATAAGCATTATTCCAAGGTTCTTTTCTGGGATAAATCAGCACACAGTGTGGAAAGCTAGAAGAGCCAAGGTAGTAATCTTCTCATGAGCTTTTTGCAGGATGGGTAGGTACAGCTCACCTTCATGGTTTTCAGTCAACATAGCGAGAGATTACCACTTTATTATCATACAATAGTTAGAAATGGGACATCCAAACAATGGGCTATCTGAATGGTCTTGCCAATAACACACACTGTTCTAAGCTGGACAGTTAATATTCATGCAGTTATTTATCAAGCTGTGAAACTACACAGTGGCTGCAATTTACATACTTATTTCTAACGAAGCGCTTTTTCCATCCAAGGGAAACttatttggttggggggggggaaagggtctTAGGACATACCGTGTGTTCATCATATCCCACTGCAGTCCCGTACGTGGCCAATGAGATCATAAGCTATCCCCATCCCATTTCCCTGCAAATGTATGCTGTCCCTGTAATGCATAAACTGTCCATGTGCTGCACACTGAGAGAAGGAGGTCTCTTGGCTCAATACCAAGTCATTTCCCCTTGCTACGACCAGCCTCAGAACCTATTAACTCAACCTAGACTGGCTGCATCCTCAGTCCTGGCCCACTCACACGCACACTCTACTAGGCCAGATATATGAACCACTGGGCCTTGTGGTCAACAAAACGTGAAATGCTTTATCATGGTGGAAGCCATGGTAGCAAAAAAGTAGAGCTCCCTATCTTGCAACATATACATAGTAAGAGAGTCTTATACACAGTGAACAAACTTCTGAATCCATTCTCTCCAAGAGTTGCAACTGTCAAATAACTATTTtcatcagaggggggggggggaagctactGGCTATTCTAGCATACGTAATGCCAACTTTGCTGTTCGGACAGAAATATACACTACATACATATTTTAATTGTACAACAAAATCAAGTCTTGTGGTCATTAGTTTTAGAACCGTTGCATGGAGAGACAGAGGCTGAACAGAGAGGTCTTTGCAGCAGCATTCAGCTTAACTACTTGTCTTAAATATTATTTACAGTCATTTCTGAAGCGATATGAACAGATTTCTGACTTAGTGGAAgtgaagcagttttttaaaaaaaaccagaccCAACAAAACCCTCAAAcagttcaaaggggggggggggagtcttttgGCAGCATAGCAGGCCTTCAAAGTGATCCAAAAGGTCACTTTGAAGACATTCCAGAGAGAAAGAGGTTGCATTTATACCATCCGCAGTTAGCTATGGAAGTCACCACTCTTCCTGGTTGGAGACCGGTGGTGACTGAGGGCCTTGTGGTTCAGGCTTCTCACTGGAGGACTTCTTGTTACTACAGCAGGGTTTGAAGAGGTGAGTGTCTATCAGGACTTCTCCAAAGCGACCTTTGTAAATAATTCCACAGCAAACTTTTTGCCTTCAAGAGAGAATTTTAAAAGCCCATTAGCAGCAATGACCATGACCATAACGAAAATTGCAAAGTTCAGAAGATTATGGACATGTCAGGACTCCTAGCTGACAGCAGATGCAGAATATGGGATCAGAGGGATTTCAGGTTGGGCGTCTAACTTGTGCAACACTCAGTCCTGGGCAAAAGAGGAACACACGCAAGGAATCCTCCCAATAGGCTACAGCAGGTCAATTGACTTCTATAAAAGCCTGCCATGTTAGAGCAACTGGAAGATTCTGGTCCTTTTCTGCCATTGGTGCGGCGCTTCATCTTATCCTATCCCCACCCTGATACAAAGAAGTTACACTACCTACATCTGAAGGAGGCCAATAGCACATTCGCTTATGCCAGTAAGAACATAATGAAGCAGACAGCAAGTCAACAGGACACTTTTATGGAGTCTGTTGGCACACCCCACAAAAAGAGTGTTGGAAAGGTTAACTACAAAATGTGTAATTTctctttaacatttaaataaatgttaGATAACCAGGAACTCTGTCTCATTTGAGAGGATGGATGTGACTTGCAATACCTCTCAATGGCATTAGTGAAACCTGTCCCCTCCCTGGTACATGCGAAGTAAACCTGGCAAATTTGACTGCACCAGTTCCCAGTGCTCACTCCAACTGTTGCAACTAGCCAGAACCTGGAACAGTGTGACACTAGCTTGCGGTGGCTCGGAACTGTTGCAAACATTCCCAACACAAAATGCAGAATCATTGATTGTTTCACAGACTAAAGATCCTCGGGAGGGAGATGTGTGTGCTCACAGCAGCGTCCCAGAAAGCTGCAGTCCCCCATATACAATTCTGTGCTTCATGGCAGGCTCCTAGCCTTCCAGGTCTCAGCTCAGGTATGAATCAAGTAGCCTTGCTGGGCTACGCACGCATTTCAGCTGACAGCAAATATGCCAGGTAGCATATTTTAAGCAAAATGAGTAACATATCAACACAACTgctggttgtattgtcgaaggctttcacggccggagaacgatggttgttgtgggttttccgggctgtattgccgtggtcttggcattgtagttcctgacgtttcgccagcagctgtggctggcatcttcagaggtgtagcaccaaaagacagagatctctcagagacagagatctctgtcttttggtgctacacctctgaagatgccagccacagctgctggcgaaacgtcaggaactacaatgccaagaccacggcaatacagcccggaaaacccacaacaaccaacaactgcTGGTTACTGCCACAACATCCATCACCTCCCCAAGAGTGGATTTataccgggggtgggtgggtgggggaaacagtCCCAGCACTATGGCTTTGTTTTAAAGAGAACATGAAGCCCTATGACCCAATTCATGCTCAGCATGCTATCCAGCTATTTTATCTATCGACATTCTTAAGTGCCATGCTGCATCATCAGCTGTCTGCACAGGGCTCTCTAATTGCAGAGAGAACGGAAGCAAGAGAGTCTTGTAATTAAGAATACACTTTTATTGCTATTCTAAGTGTGTTTTTAACCTCTATGAGTTCCAGTGCCTCCGTCTATTGTGTTTTTGTCTACATCAAGGACTGTAAACTGCTTCTGAGTAAGGCCTtgatttttggtttttaaaaactcacaATGTTATGTCTAGACAGCCCCAAGGTCACTGCTGGCATTTCAGAAAAAATGAAATAGCAACACTAATAATTGTAGGACgcaaagggattttaaaaaaaacacactctGCTTTTACCTTTTCCAGTAAGTGAGATCTAAGAAGGAGAAGACAGGTGTGCGGCTGGAACCAGGAGGCATCTCAGCATCTGAGCCATCATCCGATTGGTTGCTGTAGCAGGGCGAATGGGCTGGGGAGGCGCTTGAGGTGGTGCTGTGGGCATCAGAGTCTAAAACAGAAAAGCGACAAATCACACCATTAAACCTGGGTTTCCTCCCCTCCGACATTCAAAGGCACAAGCATATCACAGCAATGGGCTCTGGAATAATCCCCAACCTCCTACAATCTCAGCTTTTATTTACAAAACATTTCCTATTTCTAGCTTCCTACTTCTAGTTAGAAGTAAAGGAAAATATGAGGATAGCTTCTATAAAATGCTGAAGCCACAAAGCAAACTAATTTGTACCTAGCAACGGGGCATCTGCATCCAACATCTCCCAGTTTTGACTCATAATTCTTAAGTGTCTATTATTCCTGTCCACTAACATCCAAATCCCATGGACATTTCTGCAATGCGCAGCCTATTGTGTTTTTTGAACGTCCCAGTTGTTGGCTTTAttggcttacactgtgtaatcagacttgagtctcagtaagaaaggcagactataaataaataaatgttagatAAAACCTGTAAAGGTTTAGATGCTATTTGCTGCTATTATCTTGCTTTTCCTTCAAAGAACTCAAGGTGATGTAAGTAGGATTATCCcatttttgtcctcacaacatgGAGTGTGAATTTCATGAGGATGTTGTGTGCACAACTGGCCAATCAAACAGGAGTTGTGTGCGCTAGAGCTGTTTATAATAAACTGTACCAAATGATTTCAAACAAACATACTTCAGGCTACAAGGTCAGCTCGGTTTTGTTTTGCTGGATTTTTGTTGGTGGGATaacagttaaaaaattatgttgcGCTTAATCTACGGGGACGGTGTCAGCTACATTATAATTCAGAATTCTCCAGCCAGATCCTTTAACcattacaaaaaaaattataagCCTCAAATGTGGAAATTAAAAGATATCCTGCAGGAATTATCATGCTGATGATTAGTAAGATCCTTGCAGTTAAATTTAAGGGCAGCTTTTTCAAAGAGATAGGATGTGTGTTTGACTTCCAAGATGTCCTCCTATTGTTGTCACTGAAAGGCTTCTTCTGCAAGTTGTAGGGCAGTTGCAGCTAGGGGAGTGCGGGGACAggaagattcgggtttcctgcttcagaattTGCTTACTGCCCTGCTTTGGCATGCCACGTAAAGATTTGGGGCACACCGAAACTTCCCTCCCCACCGCTtctttcacctgatgggagggggaggagggaacccctcctccccctcccattgggtgaaagaaGCGGCAGCATTATTTTCCCTGcttcagtggcagggaaagggccctttaaacaccaccTGGCCCACGGGGGTCTCTCTCCCCGTGGGCTGGCTGaagtgccaaaatggccctttcTCTGTTGCTTccgtggcagggaaagggccctttaaatgccagctggcccacaGGGAGATCCCATCTCCCCGTGGGCTCTTTCCCTGTCACTTGCAGCTATTCAGGATTTGGTGCCTCTATACCATGTACAGGTAAACTGATTTGTTGGGGGAGAAATAAACCTACTGTGTCGTTTCAGTTCTTTCTGCAGTTTGTTTATCTGATTGCTCTTCATTCTGGTCCCAGAGAGTGTTTTCATCTTCTTTGGCTTCAGTGTTGTTTTAAGACTTGGTCCAGCTCTTATATCCACCACCTGAAAGATAGTCCGAGAAACTTCATTCCATCCGGCACCAGCATTGCACTTACAGGTATGCCTCAAGCAGATCTGTTTCACTAGCAGCAGTGCTTTCCTCTGGCACAAAGAGCCATCACCTAATGCCAGAGCCCCTTGCATCAGGGGAAGGATCCTTAATATCAACGATGCTGTTAAATGAATGAACCCATCATCTAACCCTATTGGCAAAGTGGCAGGCTTTGGGCTTACTTTACAGCCCCTCAGTTTAAACTGGTGATGGATTGTATGGGGAAGCAAGTTCTATAGATTTATATTTAATACTGGGGATACAAGCACTccatgcaaaaaacaaacaaactcctGAACAGAAAAGATTTTTCATCAAGGCAATCCAAACTCTGTATACCGAATTTGAGTCCAATggtaccttggagaccaacaagcttttcggtgtatgagttttcgagagtcagagctcccttcttcagctccgactcctgaaagcttacaccctgaaatcttgttggtctctaaggtgccactggatccaaatcctgctgttctactgcggaTCAACACAGACACCCAGCTAAAACTATCTGCATACTGGAAAACtcaattcagcaacctttattaACAATACAAATCTTCCAAGTTCTCTAATCTTCCAACAATACAAATCTTCCAAATGTGGtattctatcacatttttatcctgccccatCTAGAAAGAGCTTGGGGTAACGCCCATAGTTCTTTTCCGATCCAATTCTATCTTCACaatgatcctgtgaggtaggtaaggctgagagaaagggattggaaggaggagagaatcatatctgtgggaccacctctctccctatgctccaccacagcagcttcattcatctgaaaagggccttctgtagttgccaccttgcaaatggacaaaattgacacattctctgtagtggcccctaccttatAGAACAGCCTGcccgaagaggtcaggaaagcccccactctcctagctctCTGCAAACTGTGCAGAATAATATTCAttagggctttcttacacagatgATACCATAACCTGGAtaccccaggtgagcctgatgtcatcagatctcagaagctaagcagggtcggccgtggttagtaactggatgggagacctccaatgaagaccagggttgcagaggcaggcaatggcaaaccacctctgttagtctcttgccatgaaaaccccagcaggggtcaccataaggcagctataacttgagagcactctccaccaccaataaaaGGCATTACATGAACTGTGTTCTCATATATGGTTAAGGAGGGATTCACCGCTGGGCAAATGTTGTAGTCTTTTTTCTCCTCGCTTGTTAAGTTTTATAAGCTGATTTGACTCATTTTATGTTTGGTGAGAAATATGGCATATAATTATTTAAAGAAACAAACCACTTCCTATAATGATTTCCTAAAAGAATCCTGGAGATTTCAGTCTGGTGAGAGTGCCAAAAATTCTGTTTGAGATCACTATTACCCAGCTCCTTaccagaactacagttcccagggtgCCCTGGGGAAAGCGGAGGACTTCTGAACTCTGTGATACAAATATGCCTCAGAGAATGAAGGATTGTAAACTCACGTGATTCCAGTTCTTTTTTGATCCTGCTGGCAGCTTTTTCCACCTTTTCACCAGGAGCACACAGGCATTGCATATATCTCCTGAGCGAGCCTCATGAAGACTGTGAAGAAAAACTTGGTTCAGTAGTTTGGCTCCACTAGAAGACTTTTGATCTGGCATGTTTGagacagaggctgcttccacacacgtgggataatgcactttcaatgttctttagtgatcatttggaactggattttcgtgtgtgaaacaaaaaatccacatctaaaggatttctaaagtgtattgaaagtgcattattcaatgtgtgtggaaacggccagaggcTTCGTATGGAGTGGGGGAAACATATTCTTCCCATACAGAAGCTCACGCCATTGGTTAGTTAGCCTGTGGCCACCTGCTACATTATTGGTTATTTTCTATGGAGCAGAAACCATTTAGGAAGATAGTAGCTATGATCTACTGAACTGTGTGCTTACAAAGCTTACTGAACGAGAGAGGGTTGTTCTTCCCCATCTTCTTCAATGAGGCAATATAGCAATTGGCACAGCAGAAACTCTTACCCAAAACAATTCTGGAAGTCCTTTTCATAACGTTTGCTGTCGGTAAAGCGAGAACTGGAGGACTTAGCTCTACAAATACAACAACCCTCTAAGCTCCGGTACATCTTCGGTTTGTGGAATCCAAACatcttctctttcctcctttaacctgtagcagtaaaataaaaaaaactgaaTTTAAACAGGAAGCACTGGCTGAACGGCaatcaagacccccccccccccccccgtgcaactCTGGTACTACAAACATATAAAAATGCTTGGAAAGAAGATGGCAAATTCTGCCTTATCACAATTCTACCCCATCTTCCATAAGCAAAAGAGGTCTCAAATGCATTTCTGCTGATAACGAGCAGTAGCTTTTTCCTGAGGCAGAAGGCATCAGAGCAAATTCAGCCAGACATGCAACAAGGTGACCCATTCCACAATACTTAACATGAAAAGGCTGCCTCGCAATTTCAGATCAGATCTGTCACCTCAGTTTAACCTAACAAGACACATCCCACACAAAAGATCCATCAGAAGAGGaatctatgggttggatccaacgaACCACGAGTGGAAGGAAGATAGGCACGAGTACTTTTCTGCAAACGGCTGTGAGAATGCTAGTGCAAGAATTCACACAGCGCGGTCACTGTTAGACTCAACACCAGTTCTTGGGCTTCTGCTTCTGCAAGTGAAACTTCTTCGGATTGATTTCCTCTTTTCTTGCAGTGTTCCAGCAGGGGGTGTAACCCAGTCCTCCCTGTGAGCAGAGGACCGCTCCACATATTAAAAGACACCGTTTGCTCTAACTCAACATACTAAAACAGCACATTTCCCTGCCATAATGTACTATGCAGCATAATTTACTATGAGAAAAATGGAGGATAATCAAACCAAACCATGGAGCACTCCCCACTTACCATCAACCCCCCCCTCTTGCTCACACAAGTAGCCAACTTAAAACCTGCCAGCAGTTATTGCTCACCGCGGACGACAGACGCTCCCCCTCCCGGCTCTGGTGGGCAGACTTCCACTCCCGCAAACAACATTCTTCTCCATGTGAAAtgtcatcacacacacaaaaagctgtTTCTATTTTCAGAGCTTTCTTGCAATAGGAATTCAGTTATTCCCAAGAAGACAAGCTCATCACCAGCCAATCACGTAACAAGGACCATCTGAACTGGCTGCCCATGTCCCTGCTTCCATGCCACATTTTCCTTACTTGGAAAGTGCAGGAATCAATCACTGTACCTCAAGAATGAAAAGCATTTGCTCTACCACCACGCCGAGTCACGTCCTGCCTTTGGGACCAGGTCAAAGGGGCctttgggaagggggaatgggtaGCACTGAAGAAGGGGCAGCTTCCACTACAGCAAGATGCCCGATCGGGTCagcttatttttcttcttcctgtgAGCTAATGAAAGCTTCAATCTGGTTTATGCACCTGATTTTATGCCTCTAAGCCTGTGGTTAACAGTAGTATTGGACACACAAATGGGCAGTCCCTACCAAAAACTTCAGAACTAGTGTTTGCACTCCTATGCTGCTTGTGGCTCACTTCACTACGGGAGAGTTGCTACTAATAACACAGGCAGAATCTCTTAAACAGGATGCATCCCACAGCAATGGGATAGACTCCTGTTTCATTCTCTtgcccctctctctcacacacacaagcaaCAAATGCACCAGAAATTGCTTCACTTCTACAGTACCCCCGCACAGCTGTCACCCAATTCTTGCAATGTTAAGCAGGAAGGGCCCCGGTCAACTCAATGAAACATTGAGCCCAACACAAGACATATTTAGTATTGATTGACATTCGTTGCACGTTCCTTTATTTTCCAGTTCTATATTCTGCCATCATTCCCTAGGTTTTAAACATCAGACACCCAACACCTGGGAGCTTCGTCCTCTGCCTCTATCTTGCTACAAGACTGATTCAAAGCAAAAAGTTCATACAGCAGAACAAGTAGCAACCCCCCCTAATCCAGCAAAACAACTCATCATCATGGTCAAGATAAggaaaaaaatttgaaaaacaaggatggattccacccacccaccccatcatgGCAGCATCGGTCAAAGGCAGCCTGGCAACGAAACCCCATGGAATTTTGCAAATATTTGTGTAATTATTTGCACCAAAGCATTCTGGTTTCACATTGGACTGTACCTTCAAATGGTGTCTTCCACTGTTCAAAAGCTCACACCCACCAACACTTAATGctaacaatc
The Eublepharis macularius isolate TG4126 chromosome 9, MPM_Emac_v1.0, whole genome shotgun sequence genome window above contains:
- the SINHCAF gene encoding SIN3-HDAC complex-associated factor, which gives rise to MFGFHKPKMYRSLEGCCICRAKSSSSRFTDSKRYEKDFQNCFGLHEARSGDICNACVLLVKRWKKLPAGSKKNWNHVVDIRAGPSLKTTLKPKKMKTLSGTRMKSNQINKLQKELKRHNSDAHSTTSSASPAHSPCYSNQSDDGSDAEMPPGSSRTPVFSFLDLTYWKRQKVCCGIIYKGRFGEVLIDTHLFKPCCSNKKSSSEKPEPQGPQSPPVSNQEEW